A part of Halomarina litorea genomic DNA contains:
- a CDS encoding FAD-binding oxidoreductase, producing MAIHATPLDDSAVSDLESGFRGELLTPETAEYDEARTIWNAMIDRRPALIAQCAGVADVIAAVNFAREQGMPVAVKGAGHNIAGAAIVDDGLVIDLSPMKSVRIDPEAKTARVEPGVILAEFDHEAQAFGLATPVGYNSTTGISGLTLGGGFGWLSRKYGLTADNLRGADVVTADGRLVHASEGENSDLFWGLRGGGGNFGVVTSFEFDLHEVGPEVLSGLLVHPFEHTAEVMKAYREFVAEAPDEVTAWMVIRHAPPLPFIPEEWHGEKVLVIAVYYDGALTDGETVLQPLREIGDPIADAIGPHPYAGWQQGFDGLLTPGARNYWKSHNFMEFTDGMIDTFVEYGKSLPTSESEIAIAQLGGAINDVPVDATAYPHRDAEFLMNLHTRWTDPAQDAECVAWARACYDAMAPHATGGVYVNFIPEEVGEERAAYRENYDRLVELKRKYDPDNLFHLNQNVAPTA from the coding sequence TTGGCGATTCACGCTACCCCGTTAGACGACAGTGCAGTATCAGACCTTGAGTCGGGGTTCCGCGGTGAACTTCTCACTCCAGAGACCGCGGAGTACGACGAAGCCCGGACAATCTGGAACGCCATGATCGACCGACGACCCGCGCTCATCGCCCAGTGTGCGGGTGTCGCCGACGTCATCGCAGCAGTGAACTTCGCTCGCGAACAAGGCATGCCCGTCGCTGTGAAGGGGGCGGGCCACAACATCGCCGGAGCCGCCATCGTTGACGATGGGCTCGTGATTGACCTCTCGCCCATGAAGTCCGTCCGTATCGATCCAGAGGCGAAGACGGCGCGAGTTGAACCGGGCGTCATACTCGCAGAGTTCGACCACGAGGCGCAGGCGTTCGGCCTCGCCACGCCCGTCGGATACAATTCGACGACGGGCATCTCCGGGCTGACGCTCGGCGGGGGCTTCGGCTGGCTCTCCCGCAAGTACGGCCTCACCGCCGACAACCTCCGAGGAGCGGACGTAGTCACGGCCGATGGTCGGCTCGTCCACGCCAGCGAGGGCGAGAACTCCGACCTCTTCTGGGGGCTCCGCGGCGGTGGTGGCAACTTCGGCGTCGTCACGTCCTTCGAGTTCGACCTCCACGAGGTCGGTCCCGAGGTGCTCTCGGGGCTGCTCGTCCACCCGTTCGAGCACACGGCCGAGGTGATGAAGGCCTACCGCGAGTTCGTCGCCGAGGCCCCTGACGAGGTGACCGCCTGGATGGTCATCAGGCACGCGCCACCGCTCCCGTTCATCCCGGAGGAGTGGCACGGTGAGAAGGTACTCGTCATCGCGGTCTACTACGACGGCGCTCTAACCGACGGCGAGACAGTCCTGCAGCCGCTACGGGAGATCGGCGACCCCATCGCCGACGCGATCGGCCCCCACCCGTACGCCGGTTGGCAGCAGGGGTTCGATGGCTTGCTCACCCCCGGGGCGCGGAACTACTGGAAGTCCCACAACTTCATGGAGTTCACCGACGGGATGATCGACACCTTCGTCGAGTACGGCAAGTCGCTGCCCACATCGGAGAGCGAGATCGCCATCGCCCAGCTCGGCGGTGCGATCAACGACGTGCCCGTGGACGCAACGGCGTACCCCCACCGGGACGCGGAGTTCCTCATGAACCTCCACACGCGCTGGACCGACCCGGCACAAGACGCCGAGTGCGTCGCCTGGGCCCGTGCGTGCTACGACGCAATGGCGCCACACGCCACCGGCGGCGTCTACGTCAATTTCATCCCCGAGGAAGTGGGCGAGGAGCGCGCCGCCTATCGGGAAAACTACGACCGGCTCGTAGAGCTAAAGCGGAAGTACGACCCAGACAACCTGTTCCACCTGAACCAGAACGTCGCGCCGACGGCCTGA
- a CDS encoding ArsR family transcriptional regulator, with translation MLTEGEVRALTTLHGEQTVSDLSTNLDRSLSYTSELIERLETAGLVETRREGKTKQIRLSDAKALELLTDLTQQYSHIDWPELMSGSALRVCYYLDTPRTVTELARRADVHRSTVHRALAPLQHRGIIYQTDDGAYALNDGFEPLSVFARELAHHAHRQTVEEQTITYTILWESLDEFLVQAPTEIADEHFSPTGPDQFQRYGLPLLARDRRHYLYSETTSELSPEMLCCHMLVIDSGARTQSYCLLLLSHVDINSDELRAQAVTYGVDDVVDDLCTYLDTSGAQRTSRLPEWEDFQKLAEEYEVTP, from the coding sequence ATGCTCACAGAAGGCGAGGTTCGCGCCCTTACTACCCTCCACGGTGAGCAGACGGTCTCTGACCTTTCGACGAATCTCGATCGGAGTCTCAGCTACACCTCAGAACTCATCGAACGCCTCGAAACGGCTGGCCTCGTCGAGACACGCCGAGAAGGGAAAACAAAGCAGATTCGACTGTCGGACGCAAAGGCTCTCGAGTTACTCACGGACCTCACGCAGCAGTATTCACACATCGACTGGCCGGAGCTGATGTCGGGATCAGCCCTCCGCGTGTGCTACTACCTCGATACTCCACGGACCGTGACCGAACTCGCACGCCGCGCCGACGTCCACAGAAGTACCGTCCACCGCGCGCTTGCCCCGCTTCAGCACCGTGGAATCATCTATCAGACTGACGACGGGGCGTACGCACTGAATGATGGCTTCGAACCGCTGAGCGTATTCGCTCGTGAGCTTGCCCATCACGCCCACCGCCAGACTGTCGAAGAACAGACCATCACCTACACGATTCTCTGGGAATCTCTCGACGAGTTCCTTGTCCAAGCGCCGACTGAAATCGCTGACGAACACTTCAGTCCGACAGGGCCAGACCAATTCCAGCGATACGGCCTCCCGCTGTTGGCACGTGACCGCAGACACTACCTCTACTCGGAGACGACGAGTGAGCTCTCCCCGGAGATGTTGTGCTGCCACATGCTCGTGATCGATTCGGGCGCACGAACGCAGTCATACTGCCTGCTCTTGCTCAGTCACGTCGACATCAACAGCGACGAACTCCGAGCCCAAGCCGTCACATACGGCGTTGACGACGTCGTCGACGACCTCTGCACGTATCTCGACACCAGCGGTGCCCAACGGACGTCTCGCCTTCCCGAGTGGGAGGACTTCCAGAAACTGGCTGAAGAGTACGAGGTGACGCCATGA
- a CDS encoding ArsR/SmtB family transcription factor, with protein MSETDRSSPDADDLAGLLPEHSLLSLEAYLDMQRAIGNETRFRILHVLTEQGAHSAEELEEGLDLPSNTLHYHLDTLIDVGLVENRKRKQPDTDGLYSYYQATSLGDGILDHGVRELMREEWDLLDADSD; from the coding sequence ATGTCCGAAACCGATCGTTCCTCCCCCGACGCAGACGATCTGGCAGGACTCTTGCCGGAACACAGTCTCCTCTCTCTCGAAGCCTATCTGGACATGCAGCGAGCGATCGGGAACGAGACTCGCTTTCGGATTCTTCACGTCCTGACCGAACAGGGGGCCCACAGTGCAGAGGAACTCGAAGAGGGACTGGACCTCCCGTCGAACACGCTCCACTACCATCTCGACACGCTCATCGACGTTGGGCTCGTCGAGAATCGAAAGCGGAAACAGCCCGACACTGACGGCCTCTATTCGTACTATCAGGCCACCTCACTCGGTGATGGGATACTCGACCACGGCGTCCGAGAACTGATGCGCGAGGAGTGGGACCTCCTCGACGCCGATAGCGACTAG
- a CDS encoding nucleotidyltransferase domain-containing protein: MQNHSSTEAPGDPPDSDRGMSIELALPVRDADLFKHGATTYILNFLSDNPSINVSLRQLSKVVPLSERATREAVDVLEANELVETFHKGNARRVHINRNRLDNPDDPIRSIPQTNFQTPVRVAYHYLEDELDDVLGIILFGSVARGEADRQSDIDLWVLVGGDHMQQRHEANKLAKRLERLQIPPTIAVADAVNTDFESGWADLKETLEADGQDRASAHRYSFEILVETPQSIINQLERVDTERLFGTGITLLSSETLDRVKQEVLDHE; the protein is encoded by the coding sequence ATGCAGAATCACAGTTCAACAGAAGCCCCAGGTGACCCCCCCGACTCGGATCGGGGAATGTCGATCGAACTCGCGCTTCCTGTTCGAGATGCCGACCTGTTCAAGCATGGTGCCACGACATATATCCTCAACTTCCTCAGCGACAATCCCAGTATCAACGTCTCACTTCGACAACTCTCGAAGGTCGTTCCCCTCAGCGAGCGGGCGACCCGCGAAGCTGTCGACGTCCTTGAGGCGAATGAGCTTGTCGAGACGTTTCACAAGGGCAATGCGCGGCGGGTCCACATCAACAGAAATCGACTCGACAACCCGGACGACCCGATCCGTAGCATCCCACAAACGAACTTCCAGACGCCCGTGCGCGTCGCGTACCACTATCTGGAAGACGAACTCGACGATGTCCTGGGTATCATCCTGTTCGGAAGCGTTGCCCGGGGGGAGGCCGATCGCCAGTCGGACATCGACCTCTGGGTCCTCGTCGGTGGCGATCATATGCAGCAACGACACGAGGCGAACAAACTCGCCAAACGCCTCGAGAGACTCCAGATTCCGCCAACCATTGCGGTCGCAGACGCAGTGAACACCGATTTCGAAAGCGGCTGGGCCGACCTGAAAGAGACCCTCGAAGCGGATGGCCAGGACCGGGCCTCTGCACACCGGTATTCGTTCGAGATCCTCGTCGAGACGCCCCAATCGATCATCAATCAACTAGAGCGCGTCGACACGGAGCGGCTGTTCGGGACGGGAATCACCCTGCTGTCCTCAGAGACGCTTGACCGCGTCAAGCAGGAGGTTCTCGATCATGAGTGA
- a CDS encoding helix-turn-helix domain-containing protein, whose protein sequence is MREQSVGPSIPRRETAMRLRLGNLMCSGFVAARMADGSSASASGADDGDAIDSLTADLFGEPALLDLDAHLELFEEVAARPRFAVLYALQQDGRLSAKELGERLCRSENGLHYHLDRLVDAGLVANRRQSVPDRDGLYSYYELTGLGADLIDAVTAFIGAEKTALEEY, encoded by the coding sequence ATGAGGGAGCAGTCGGTTGGGCCGAGCATACCGAGACGCGAGACTGCGATGAGGTTAAGGCTCGGTAACCTCATGTGCTCGGGGTTCGTTGCCGCACGTATGGCCGACGGCTCATCCGCATCGGCGTCGGGTGCCGACGATGGGGACGCGATTGACTCCCTCACGGCCGACCTCTTCGGCGAGCCCGCGCTCCTCGACCTCGATGCACATCTGGAGTTGTTCGAGGAGGTGGCCGCACGCCCCCGGTTCGCCGTGCTGTACGCCCTCCAGCAGGACGGTCGGTTGAGCGCGAAGGAACTCGGCGAGCGCCTCTGTCGGAGTGAAAACGGGTTGCACTACCACCTCGATCGGTTGGTCGACGCCGGGCTCGTGGCCAACCGTCGTCAGTCGGTCCCCGACCGAGACGGGTTGTACTCGTATTACGAACTGACTGGGCTCGGTGCGGACCTCATCGACGCCGTGACGGCGTTCATCGGTGCCGAGAAGACCGCACTCGAGGAGTACTGA
- the mntA gene encoding type VII toxin-antitoxin system MntA family adenylyltransferase antitoxin, with amino-acid sequence MRTAESTTLDASLDLDALQAVLREHPVRLAVLFGSHAAETTHATSDIDLAVEFDDHRPSDPDYNDVFLGLSADLSDTLETNDVDLVDLHAVSPALAAAIFENGVLLVGTAEHAAERRRQLTASADDQQSPRDRLDAALERIDDHLGDRDAGVPAAGEAENDG; translated from the coding sequence ATGCGAACCGCCGAGTCGACCACGCTCGATGCCTCCCTCGATCTCGACGCCCTCCAGGCTGTCCTTCGGGAGCATCCGGTCCGACTCGCGGTGCTCTTCGGTTCCCACGCCGCCGAGACAACCCACGCCACGAGCGATATCGATCTCGCAGTCGAGTTCGACGACCACCGGCCCTCCGACCCGGACTACAACGACGTCTTTCTCGGGTTGAGCGCCGACCTCAGTGACACACTCGAGACGAATGACGTCGATCTCGTCGACCTCCATGCGGTCTCGCCAGCACTCGCAGCAGCAATCTTCGAGAACGGCGTCCTACTCGTCGGTACAGCGGAGCACGCCGCCGAGCGTCGCCGCCAGCTCACGGCGTCCGCGGACGACCAGCAGTCACCACGCGACCGGCTCGACGCGGCTCTCGAACGGATCGATGACCATCTCGGCGACCGTGATGCTGGAGTGCCAGCCGCAGGGGAGGCAGAGAACGACGGATGA